A genomic window from Silene latifolia isolate original U9 population chromosome Y, ASM4854445v1, whole genome shotgun sequence includes:
- the LOC141628654 gene encoding uncharacterized protein LOC141628654: MTSVPLGSTPHQNPLEFGPGSNIHNQETTDRRSLDSGNLTNKQSLELREMLSRVPGMPPPLEKAVPDSYADSPFVDAISIVAMPKGFANPNMTLFDGTTDPFDHVSQYKQKMMTVTAVGSIFTFADLVNAFTQQFASSRKPQKHDGDLYRIVQGVNETIEEFNTRFNNEKVAVRECDVSTAVEAFRRGLHHESDLYKQLTMHPCHSFEAVQEMAAAAIRLEEDILARASIPKTPSVSITSAMEKSSRKQSTGKKEEIYRPYSRGVNKEENQQLPTLAEYGFTTGVRGILKALTEMRDGVRWPRPPAEGQSWRKDSKKKSKRRATETKGDRPETSCRVSHNNLPAFAFDEEDIHDSQEHHDALIITLSMANCTVRKVLVYTGSSVNLLMLKTIKNMGFSEKDLQKKTIPLVGFSGETANSLGEIVIPTYAGGINKQVRYLVINGPSTYNIILGIPWLHLMKALPSTYHQCVKFSTPYGVETIREDKKEARGCYKKALKCTANPPA, translated from the exons ATGACATCAGTCCCATTAGGTAGCACGCCGCATCAGAATCCTTTGGAGTTCGGGCCTGGGAGCAACATCCATAATCAGGAGACAACAGACAGACGCAGCCTAGACTCAGGAAACCTAACCAACAAGCAGTCTTTGGAGCTAAGggagatgctgagcagggtcccagggaTGCCACCCCCACTTGAGAAGGCAGTGCCCGACAGTTATGCTGACTCGCCATTCGTGGATGCAATATCTATTGTCGCCATGCCGAAGGGATTCGCAAACCCAAACATGACTCTCTTCGATggcacaacagatccctttgatcacgTGAGCCAGTACAAACAAAAGATGATGACAGTGACAGCCGTTGG GTCGATATTCACATTTGCCGATCTGGTAAATGCGTTTACTCAACAATTTGCAAGCAGCCGGAAGCCACAAAAGCACGATGGCGACTTATACCGGATTGTTCAAGGCGTCAACGAGACCATTGAGGAATTCAACACTAGATTCAATAATGAAAAGGTGGCAGTAAGGGAGTGCGACGTGTCAACAGCAGTGGAAGCATTTAGAAGGGGCTTACACCATGAGTCAGACCTATACAAGCAGTTGACTATGCACCCTTGTCATAGCTTCGAAGCGGTACAAGAAATGGCAGCAGCTGCAATCAGACTGGAAGAAGACATCCTAGCTAGAGCCAGCATACCAAAAACGCCAAGTGTATCCATCACGTCAGCCATGGAAAAGTCAAGTAGAAAACAATCCACCGGAAAGAAGGAGGAAATATATAGGCCATACAGTAGGGGAGTCAACAAAGAGGAGAATCAGCAACTCCCTAcgctggcagaatatggattcacaacTGGTGTCAGAGGAATCCTAAAAGCACTCACGGAGATGCGAGACGGGGTAAGGTGGCCTAGGCCACCAGCAGAAGGACAGTCATGGCGAAAAGACAGTAAGAAAAAAT CCAAGCGGCGTGCTACTGAAACTAAGGGAGACAGACCGGAGACTTCTTGCAGAGTTTCCCATAACAACCTGCCTGCTTTCGCCTTTGACGAAGAGGATATACACGATAGCCAGGAACATCATGATGCACTTATCATAACGCTGTCAATGGCTAATTGCACGGTTAGAAAGGTCCTGGTATATACTGGTAGCTCGGTCAACCTACTCAtgctaaaaaccataaaaaacatggggttcagcgagaaaGACTTGCAGAAGAAGACCATCCCGCTGgtgggattcagtggagaaacagctAACTCATTGGGAGAGATCGTGATTCCAACCTATGCAGGAGGAATCAACAAACAGGTGAGGTACTTGGTTATAAATGGACCATCTACCTACAATATTATTCTTGGGATACCATGGTTGCATCTAATGAAGGCACTCCCCTCAACGTATCATCAATGTGTGAAGTTCTCCACGCCTTATGGAGTAGAAACAATACGAGAAGACAAGAAGGAAGCCAGAGGCTGCTACAAGAAGGCATTAAAGTGCACAGCCAACCctccagcatag
- the LOC141628655 gene encoding uncharacterized protein LOC141628655, with product MYPCERFDEVQQRATTALRLEEDIQAQKGVTNFDKTSRKFAVEKKDDRAKPYSRPNISRITEKTQQIDDSSHPPKLSKYGFNTETERLLKALRSLGDQVRWPKPPTQDRPNDDRDSSKRCEWHQDIGHGTREAANQVLPSAPPICTKIINVITGGSELSGLTYSAAKRKATGSKRDHPETSYRVSQINLPPVTFDETDIESGAEQHDVALTITLSIGNCTVRKALVDTGSSVNLIMLETLKTMGFDKENLIKKYVPLVGFSGETAHSVGEITIPTYIEGVNKLVRYLIIEGPTTYNVILGRSWLHQMKAVPSTYHQCLKFPTPWGTVIVKGDREESRNCYAQALKATTKLPS from the exons ATGTACCCTTGTGAGAGATTCGATGAAGTCCAGCAGAGAGCTACAACGGCATTAAGGTTAGAAGAAGACATACAGGCTCAAAAGGGAGTAACAAACTTCGACAAGACAAGCAGGAAATTTGCAGTAGAAAAGAAAGACGACCGAGCTAAGCCATACAGCAGACCCAACATTAGCAGAATAACAGAAAAAACTCAGCAAATTGACGACTCTTCGCATCCCCCTAAACTATCTAAGTACGGATTCAACACGGAAACGGAAAGACTGCTGAAAGCACTTAGAAGCCTGGGTGATCAGGTGAGGTGGCCGAAGCCTCCCACTCAGGACCGACCCAACGACGATAGAGACAGCAGCAAGAGATGCGAATGGCACCAGGACATAGGTCACGGGAC GAGGGAAGCAGCGAATCAGGTGCTCCCTTCTGCTCCACCCATATGCACGAAAATtattaacgtgataacaggcggatcCGAACTATCAGGTTTGACATATTCCGCCGCTAAGAGGAAAGCTACCGGAAGTAAAAGGGATCATCCAGAAACTTCGTATAGGGTAAGCCAGATTAATTTACCCCCGGTAACTTTCGATGAGACTGACATAGAAAGCGGTGCAGAGCAACATGACGTTGCCTTAACTATAACGTTATCCATTGGCAATTGCACCGTACGAAAAGCATTAGTGGATACAGGGAGCTCCGTGAATCTCATCATGCTCGAAACCCTCAAAACTATGGGTTTCGATAAAGAGAACCTGATAAAGAAATATGTGcccctggtaggattcagtggtgaaaccgcGCATTCAGTGGGTGAGATAACCATCCCAACATATATTGAAGGAGTCAATAAACTAGTGAGATACCTAATCATTGAGGGTCCAACCACCTACAACGTGATACTAGGAAGATCATGGCTGCATCAGATGAAGGCGGtgccctcaacatatcaccaatgTCTCAAGTTCCCAACACCATGGGGCACGGTCATAGTAAAAGGAGATCGAGAGGAATCCAGAAACTGCTACGCTCAAGCCCTCAAGGCTACAACCAAGCTCCcttcatag